The window GGGCGAGCAGAGTCTCTGCGCCAGCCATGCCCGGCGAGGCGTCGGCAAATGGCAGCCGCTTATCCTCCGGGCCGCGTGGATCATGGCCAGAGGTGATGACATCCACTGTCCCGTCCGCCACCGCCGCGATTGATGCCTGGCGGTCATCTTCCGATCGTAAGGGCGGCGACAGGCGGGCGAAGGTCCGGAAATCGGTGACGGCGTTGTCTGCGAGGTAAAGATAGGCGGGGCTAATGCCGCAGGTGACCTTCAGCCCTTCGGCCTTCGCCGCGCGGATGAGGTCGAAGCCAGCCTTGGTGGTTACAAGGCGGAAGTGGATCGCCGCGCCCGTTTCGCGCGCCAGCATGATGTCGCGCGCGATAGCCATGGCTTCGGCGCAGGCCGGTGCATGGGGCAAGCCCAGTCGTGTTGCCGTTTCGCCACTGGTCGCGACGGCTTTGCCAGCCAGCCCGTTATCCTCGGCGTGGACGATGACCGTCAGTCCAAGGCCGGATGCATAGGCAAGGACCCGCATCATGACCCCGGAGTCCGCAATCCACTGCCGTCCGGTCCCGACAGCCTTGGCTCCGGCCAACTGCATCATGCCGATTTCGGCCAACTCGGCACCCTTGAGACCGCGGGTGGCTGCGGCGATGGGGTGGACCCAGAAGTCGGGCTTGCCCGCGCGGGTCGCCTGGCGGATGAGCCCGGCATCATCGAGCGGCGACGACTGGTCCGGCATCAACGCCGCACGAGTTATGCCGCCGAAGTGGAAGGCGGGCTTATCCGTCGCAAAGACACCCAGATCGATGAGACCCGGCGCCACCACCAGTCCTGCCGCGTCCACTTGGTCGGCATCCTGAGGCACTGGAACATCGCCCGCAGCGATGATCCGGCCCTCTTCGATCAGGATGACGCCGCTGGTCAATTCGGGTTGCGCCGGGTCAGCCAGCTTTCCGTTCACGATGGCGAGCCTGGTCATTGCCATCCCTCCACACCGCGAGCGCCGCGCGTCAGCACATCCAGGCAGGCCATGCGGATGGCGACCCCCATTTCGACCTGTTCGGTGATGGCGGAGCGATTGGGATCATCGGCGACGACGCTGGAAATTTCGACCCCCCGGTTCATTGGGCCAGGGTGCATGACGAGGGCGTCCGACTTGGCGATCCCCAGCCTTTCGGGCGTCAGGCCGTAGAGCATGTGATATTCGCGCGGGGACGGGATGAAAGCGCCGTCCATCCGCTCATTCTGCAGACGCAGCATCATGACCACATCCGCGCCCTCCAGCCCTTCGTCCATCCGGTGAAAAGGCGTCGCGCCCAGCGCCTCCACTTCCGGCGGCATCAGGGTGGGCGGTGCGACCGCCCGCACCTGCGCGCCCAAAGCGGCGAGGCAAAGCATGTTCGACCGTGCGACCCGGCTGTGCAGCACGTCGCCGCAGATCGCGACGATCAGCCCTTCGAAACTGCCCTTGCGGCGGCGGATGGTGAGCGCGTCGAGCAGCGCCTGGGTTGGATGCTGATGCCAGCCGTCTCCGGCGTTGAGAACCGGGCAATCCACCTTGTCGGCGATCAGCGCGACCGCGCCCGAGCTGGCGTGGCGGATGACAATTACGTCAGCGGCCATGGCATTCAGGGTCATTGCCGTGTCGATCAGCGTTTCACCCTTCTTCACGCTGGATTGAGCGGCATGCATGTTGACGACGTCGGCGCCCAGTCGCTTGCCCGCAATTTCGAACGACAGCAGCGTGCGCGTGCTGTTTTCGAAAAAGGCGTTGATCTGCGTCATGCCTGTCAGCCGATCGTCATGCTTGCGAGCGTTGCCCCGATTGGCCCTTGCCCAATGCTCCGCCTCATCAAGCAGGAAGCGGATTTCCCATGGTTTCAGGTCTGCGATGGAGAGGAGATGCCGATGCGGAAACAGCGCCCGGCCAGTGAGGTCGGGCGCGGTGGAGTGAGCGGTAGGATCGGGCATGAACGGACCCTTTAAGCGAGCGTAGAAAAGAGGGCAAGGCGCGAAACTTGGAACTTCACTGCCGCTTCCTATCTCGGCGACATGCGCATTTATACGATAGGATATGAGGGGACTACCCAGGCCGAGCTGATCGCAGCACTGCAAGAGGCGGGCGTGACGCTGCTGGCCGACGTCCGGGCCGTGCCGCTATCCCGCCGCCCCGGATTTTCGAAGAACATTTTGGCTGCCGGATTAAGGGAGGCTGGCATCGACTATGTTGGGCTGAAGGCGCTGGGTACGCCTGCGGAGGGCCGCGAAGCCGCACGCAAGGGCAACCTTGCGAGGCTCCACGAGATTTACTCCGGGCAGCTTGATCTGCCCGAAGCCGTTGTCCAGGCGGAGCAATTGCGCGAAATGGCGCATGAACGGCCCACGGCCCTGCTTTGCTTCGAGCGGGAGGCGGATGGCTGTCATCGCTCGCTGCTGCTCGAATATCTCTTTCCAGACGATGAGCGGGTGGATCTAAAGCCTTGACCCGGATCAGAAGCGGCGTGCGAGCGCGCCGGCGGCCCAGCCCATGCCCCCGGCGAGCAATATGGCGGTCAGGCCATAAA of the Sphingobium herbicidovorans genome contains:
- a CDS encoding dihydroorotase is translated as MTRLAIVNGKLADPAQPELTSGVILIEEGRIIAAGDVPVPQDADQVDAAGLVVAPGLIDLGVFATDKPAFHFGGITRAALMPDQSSPLDDAGLIRQATRAGKPDFWVHPIAAATRGLKGAELAEIGMMQLAGAKAVGTGRQWIADSGVMMRVLAYASGLGLTVIVHAEDNGLAGKAVATSGETATRLGLPHAPACAEAMAIARDIMLARETGAAIHFRLVTTKAGFDLIRAAKAEGLKVTCGISPAYLYLADNAVTDFRTFARLSPPLRSEDDRQASIAAVADGTVDVITSGHDPRGPEDKRLPFADASPGMAGAETLLALSLNLVREGHLSMTRLMTLLSANPARILNIDAGSFAHGSAADLIFIDPDAPWIIDSTRMAAQAGNTPFDRMPVQGRARRIMKGGVFL
- a CDS encoding aspartate carbamoyltransferase catalytic subunit, yielding MPDPTAHSTAPDLTGRALFPHRHLLSIADLKPWEIRFLLDEAEHWARANRGNARKHDDRLTGMTQINAFFENSTRTLLSFEIAGKRLGADVVNMHAAQSSVKKGETLIDTAMTLNAMAADVIVIRHASSGAVALIADKVDCPVLNAGDGWHQHPTQALLDALTIRRRKGSFEGLIVAICGDVLHSRVARSNMLCLAALGAQVRAVAPPTLMPPEVEALGATPFHRMDEGLEGADVVMMLRLQNERMDGAFIPSPREYHMLYGLTPERLGIAKSDALVMHPGPMNRGVEISSVVADDPNRSAITEQVEMGVAIRMACLDVLTRGARGVEGWQ
- a CDS encoding DUF488 domain-containing protein, which codes for MRIYTIGYEGTTQAELIAALQEAGVTLLADVRAVPLSRRPGFSKNILAAGLREAGIDYVGLKALGTPAEGREAARKGNLARLHEIYSGQLDLPEAVVQAEQLREMAHERPTALLCFEREADGCHRSLLLEYLFPDDERVDLKP